In Denitratisoma sp. DHT3, one DNA window encodes the following:
- a CDS encoding enoyl-CoA hydratase/isomerase family protein — protein sequence MQTEAVLTVAHEDGIATFTLNKPKAMNVVDFDITEALRDACRKLPAQTRVVVLKANGPAFSGGGNIRSMQENMADIVPFLDRLIDSFHGAIQALRGLPVPLICAVQGAAAGGGLSLALAGDLVVAGESAKFVVAYPKLAVSCDGGLSYALQRRIGPLRAQELMLTNAALGAPQALSLGLVTQVVADDQVAAAAETLAKKVAALPPQAIREIKGLFSDEEALHRQLNLEKAAFLRCAAKDDFRQAVEAFLAR from the coding sequence ATGCAAACCGAAGCCGTTCTGACCGTCGCGCACGAAGACGGGATCGCCACCTTCACCCTCAACAAGCCGAAAGCCATGAACGTGGTGGACTTCGACATCACCGAAGCCCTGCGCGACGCCTGCCGCAAGCTGCCCGCGCAGACGCGCGTGGTCGTGCTCAAGGCCAACGGCCCGGCCTTCTCGGGCGGCGGCAACATCCGCTCGATGCAGGAGAACATGGCCGACATCGTGCCTTTCCTGGATCGGCTGATCGATAGCTTCCACGGCGCGATCCAGGCCCTGCGCGGCCTGCCGGTGCCGCTGATCTGCGCCGTGCAGGGCGCCGCCGCCGGCGGCGGCCTGTCCCTGGCGCTGGCCGGCGACCTGGTGGTGGCCGGCGAATCGGCCAAGTTCGTGGTCGCCTACCCGAAGCTGGCGGTTTCCTGCGACGGCGGCCTCAGCTACGCCCTGCAGCGCCGCATCGGCCCGCTGCGGGCGCAGGAACTGATGCTCACCAACGCCGCCCTGGGCGCGCCCCAGGCCCTGAGCCTGGGCCTGGTCACCCAGGTGGTGGCCGACGATCAGGTGGCCGCGGCAGCCGAGACCCTGGCGAAGAAAGTCGCCGCGCTGCCGCCCCAGGCGATCCGCGAGATCAAGGGCCTGTTCAGCGACGAGGAAGCCCTGCACCGCCAGTTGAACCTGGAAAAGGCGGCCTTCCTGCGCTGCGCCGCCAAGGACGACTTCCGCCAGGCGGTGGAGGCTTTCCTCGCACGGTAG
- a CDS encoding hydroxymethylglutaryl-CoA lyase yields the protein MVYPTQAIINEVGPRDGLQNEKTPIPAALKIELIERLAAAGLTSIEATSFVSPRWVPQLADGAEVLAGVPRRPGLRYTALVPNLKGFEAARAAGADEVAVFVAASESFSRKNTNCSIAEALERCAPVLAAAAEAGMPVRGYISCIAGCPFEGEVSPARVGRLAGELHAMGCHQISLGDTIGVGTPRQIRAAIKAAAVHVPVERLIGHYHDTYGMALANVHASLEMGVFRFDSSVAGLGGCPYAPGATGNVATEDLAYLMRGLGIETGINMNKLVAVARWISAKIDRPAQSALALAWREQG from the coding sequence ATGGTTTATCCGACGCAGGCGATCATCAACGAAGTGGGCCCGCGTGACGGCCTGCAGAACGAAAAGACACCGATTCCGGCCGCGCTCAAGATCGAGCTGATCGAGCGTCTGGCGGCGGCGGGGCTGACCTCGATCGAGGCCACTTCCTTCGTTTCTCCCAGGTGGGTGCCGCAACTGGCCGACGGCGCCGAGGTGCTGGCCGGCGTGCCGCGCCGGCCGGGGCTGCGCTACACGGCCCTGGTGCCCAACCTGAAGGGCTTCGAGGCCGCACGGGCCGCCGGCGCCGACGAGGTGGCGGTGTTCGTCGCGGCCTCGGAGAGTTTCTCGCGCAAGAACACCAACTGCTCCATCGCCGAGGCGCTGGAGCGCTGCGCGCCGGTGCTGGCCGCGGCCGCGGAGGCGGGGATGCCGGTGCGGGGCTACATTTCCTGCATCGCCGGCTGCCCGTTCGAGGGCGAGGTGAGTCCGGCGCGGGTCGGCCGGCTGGCGGGGGAACTCCATGCGATGGGCTGCCACCAGATCAGTCTGGGCGACACCATCGGCGTCGGTACGCCGCGCCAGATCCGCGCCGCGATCAAGGCCGCCGCCGTCCATGTGCCCGTGGAGCGCTTGATCGGCCATTATCACGACACCTACGGCATGGCGCTGGCCAACGTCCATGCCTCCCTGGAGATGGGCGTGTTCCGTTTCGACAGTTCGGTGGCGGGCCTGGGCGGCTGCCCCTACGCGCCGGGGGCGACGGGGAACGTGGCCACCGAGGATCTGGCCTATCTGATGCGCGGGCTGGGCATCGAGACCGGCATAAACATGAACAAACTGGTCGCGGTGGCCCGCTGGATTTCGGCTAAGATCGATCGACCCGCCCAATCCGCCCTGGCCCTGGCCTGGCGGGAACAAGGGTAG
- a CDS encoding glucose 1-dehydrogenase, whose protein sequence is MSSSLFEGKAALVTGAGGGIGRAAAIAFAQEGASVMVADVNAAGCEETVSLIRAAGGTAEFMLCNVTQENEVAALVAGTVAKFGRLDSAFNNAGISTSKPEINMDDFRRVIDINLMGVAYGLKYQIEHMLAHGGGTIVNTASIAGLSGAGTLEYCASKHAVIGMTRSGALRYARQGVRINAVCPGVIETPMTMPLTKDPAMKAHLDAMCPIGRMGQASEIADAVIWLCSPKSSFVTGQALAVDGGFMCR, encoded by the coding sequence GTGTCCAGTTCATTGTTCGAAGGCAAGGCCGCGCTGGTGACCGGCGCGGGCGGCGGCATCGGCCGGGCGGCGGCGATCGCTTTCGCCCAGGAGGGGGCATCGGTGATGGTGGCCGACGTGAACGCCGCCGGCTGCGAGGAAACCGTGAGCCTGATCCGTGCCGCCGGCGGCACGGCGGAGTTCATGTTGTGCAACGTCACCCAGGAGAACGAGGTGGCGGCTCTGGTGGCGGGTACCGTGGCCAAGTTCGGCCGCCTCGACAGCGCCTTCAACAACGCCGGGATCAGCACCTCCAAGCCCGAGATCAATATGGACGACTTCCGCCGCGTCATCGACATCAACCTGATGGGCGTGGCCTACGGCCTCAAGTACCAGATCGAGCACATGCTGGCCCACGGCGGCGGCACCATCGTCAATACCGCCTCCATCGCCGGCCTGTCCGGCGCCGGTACCCTCGAATACTGCGCCAGCAAGCATGCGGTGATCGGCATGACCCGTTCCGGCGCGCTGCGCTATGCCAGGCAGGGCGTGCGCATCAACGCGGTCTGCCCCGGGGTGATCGAGACGCCGATGACCATGCCCCTGACCAAGGACCCCGCGATGAAGGCCCATCTGGATGCCATGTGTCCGATCGGCCGCATGGGCCAGGCCTCCGAAATCGCCGATGCGGTGATCTGGCTGTGCTCGCCCAAGTCCAGCTTCGTCACCGGCCAGGCCCTGGCGGTGGACGGCGGCTTCATGTGCCGCTGA
- a CDS encoding response regulator transcription factor, whose amino-acid sequence MNPRLLLVDDDPTFTRIAARALERRGFEVVVANDAATALGLVGPARPGIDYAVVDLVIGADSGLALVPQLKTALPDLRIVVLTGYASIATAVEAIKLGADNYLTKPAEAEAIVAALHGSAPNPDLNPSAEPLSVARLEWEHIQRVLAEHEGNISATARALKMHRRTLQRKLSKRPVKE is encoded by the coding sequence ATGAATCCGAGACTCCTGCTGGTCGACGACGACCCGACCTTCACCCGCATCGCGGCCCGCGCCCTGGAACGACGCGGCTTCGAAGTCGTCGTCGCCAATGACGCGGCGACGGCCCTGGGCTTGGTGGGCCCGGCCCGGCCCGGCATCGACTATGCGGTGGTGGACCTGGTGATCGGCGCCGATTCCGGCCTGGCCCTGGTCCCCCAGCTCAAGACCGCCCTGCCCGACTTGCGCATCGTGGTGCTGACCGGCTACGCCAGCATCGCCACGGCGGTCGAGGCCATCAAGCTGGGCGCCGACAATTACCTGACCAAACCGGCGGAGGCGGAAGCGATCGTCGCCGCCCTCCACGGCTCCGCGCCCAATCCCGATCTCAACCCCAGCGCCGAGCCGCTCTCGGTGGCGCGGCTGGAATGGGAGCACATCCAGCGGGTATTGGCGGAACACGAAGGCAACATCTCGGCCACCGCGCGGGCGCTGAAAATGCACCGCCGCACCCTGCAGCGCAAGCTGTCGAAGCGGCCGGTGAAGGAATAA
- a CDS encoding sensor histidine kinase, with translation MAAPLSSDNLRRLTLLRVAALAAALTFTGLAVPVLGILPSLPVLFGLCGLWALFALGVWLRQRRHAVGEREACIHLSIDGLLLTAWLAFSGGVANPLTALYLLPVAAAAALLPPTFAWAMAGLSSIAYGLLWLVAMPITVEDANRVAELHLLGMGLTFVLSALLIVGIVGRMGAALRERDRRLAAARERALVDERIVALGSLAAGAAHALGTPLNTMTLLAEEIAANAPAAGTLGEDAQDLRLQVERCRDIVSGLLEEANVSSARNRPETLEAWMTRLLRHFRHRRPETLPVLDIPPELACRRALPEPTLSQALNDLLNNATDASADQVRLRLELRGDELIFRIQDGGPGFSAEALRHAGRTPYSGKTHGMGLGLFLTRATAERLGGRLELRNLNPGAEACLRLPLSTLLTPP, from the coding sequence ATGGCCGCACCGCTTTCCTCCGACAACCTGCGCCGCCTGACCCTGCTGCGGGTCGCCGCCCTCGCCGCGGCACTGACCTTCACCGGCCTGGCGGTGCCCGTGCTGGGCATCCTGCCCTCGCTGCCGGTGCTGTTCGGCCTGTGCGGCCTGTGGGCGCTGTTCGCCCTGGGCGTCTGGCTGCGGCAGCGGCGCCATGCCGTCGGCGAGCGCGAAGCCTGCATTCACCTGAGCATCGACGGCCTCCTGCTGACGGCCTGGCTGGCCTTCAGCGGCGGTGTCGCCAACCCGCTGACCGCCCTCTATCTGCTGCCGGTGGCCGCCGCCGCCGCCCTCCTGCCGCCCACCTTCGCCTGGGCCATGGCCGGCCTTTCCAGCATTGCCTACGGCCTGCTGTGGCTGGTGGCGATGCCCATCACCGTGGAGGACGCGAACCGGGTGGCGGAACTGCACCTGCTGGGCATGGGCCTGACCTTCGTGCTCTCGGCGTTGCTGATCGTCGGCATCGTCGGCCGCATGGGCGCCGCCCTGCGCGAGCGCGACCGGCGCCTGGCGGCGGCGCGGGAACGGGCGCTGGTGGACGAGCGCATCGTGGCCCTGGGCAGCCTGGCCGCCGGCGCCGCCCATGCCCTGGGCACGCCGCTCAACACCATGACCCTGCTGGCCGAGGAGATCGCCGCCAACGCCCCGGCGGCCGGCACCCTGGGAGAGGATGCCCAGGATTTGCGGCTGCAGGTGGAGCGCTGCCGCGACATCGTCAGCGGCCTCCTGGAGGAGGCCAATGTTTCCAGCGCCCGCAACCGTCCGGAAACCCTGGAAGCCTGGATGACGCGATTGCTGCGTCATTTCCGCCATCGCCGGCCGGAGACCCTGCCGGTCCTGGACATCCCGCCCGAACTGGCGTGCCGCCGCGCCCTGCCCGAACCCACGCTCAGCCAGGCCCTCAACGACCTGCTCAACAACGCCACCGACGCCAGTGCCGACCAGGTGCGGCTGCGACTGGAGCTGCGCGGCGACGAGCTGATCTTCCGGATCCAGGACGGCGGCCCCGGCTTCAGCGCCGAGGCCCTGCGCCATGCCGGACGCACGCCATACAGCGGCAAGACCCATGGCATGGGGCTGGGCCTGTTCCTCACCCGTGCCACCGCCGAACGGCTGGGGGGCCGGCTGGAATTGCGCAACCTGAATCCGGGCGCGGAGGCCTGTCTGCGCCTGCCCTTGTCCACCCTGCTGACGCCGCCATGA
- a CDS encoding copper chaperone PCu(A)C: MKRMTFFLLTAACSFAASAAWAADVEVKEAWARPTVQGQQATGAFMTLVSKGGAALVGVASPVAGIAEIHEMRLEGGVMKMRPLPRLELEAGKPRVLGPGSYHVMLMDLKRPLVKGETVPMTLKLEAGGKPETLEIKAEVRDPAMPAAGHHHH; the protein is encoded by the coding sequence ATGAAACGCATGACATTTTTTCTGCTGACCGCCGCTTGTTCGTTTGCCGCATCCGCTGCATGGGCCGCCGACGTCGAGGTGAAGGAGGCCTGGGCGCGGCCCACGGTCCAGGGCCAGCAGGCGACCGGCGCCTTCATGACCCTGGTGAGCAAGGGGGGAGCGGCGCTGGTCGGCGTGGCCAGCCCGGTGGCCGGCATTGCCGAGATCCATGAGATGCGCCTGGAGGGCGGGGTGATGAAAATGCGTCCGCTGCCCCGCCTGGAACTGGAAGCCGGCAAGCCCCGGGTGCTCGGTCCGGGCAGCTATCACGTGATGCTGATGGATCTGAAGCGGCCGCTGGTCAAGGGCGAGACGGTGCCCATGACCCTGAAGCTGGAAGCCGGCGGCAAGCCGGAGACGCTGGAGATCAAGGCCGAGGTGCGCGATCCGGCCATGCCGGCGGCGGGGCACCACCACCACTGA
- the lysA gene encoding diaminopimelate decarboxylase: MTTGPQLIQGELRLEGVPLREIAARFGTPCYVYSRAALTAAYEDYRQALAGRDALICYAVKANANLAILNLFARLGAGFDIVSGGELQRVIAAGGDPAKVVFSGVGKRRDEMRAALEAGIHCFNVESASELDHLNAVAADLDKVAPVSLRVNPNVDPKTHPYISTGLKTAKFGVAFEDALALYRRAASLPHLRVRGIDCHIGSQLLDPAPAAEAAEKILGLVDTLAAAGIAIEHIDLGGGKGIRYQDEAALSAAEYLAPTLQALAGRKEKLLLEPGRSLVGNAGLLLTRVEILKPGSEKSFAVVDAAMNDLMRPALYDAWHDIRPVMPRDGAPRPYEIVGPVCESGDFLGHERALALAEGDLLAVLSAGAYGMAMSSNYNSRPRAAEVMVDGERMHLIRQREDVAQLFAQESMLPR; the protein is encoded by the coding sequence ATGACCACCGGTCCCCAGTTGATCCAGGGCGAACTGCGCCTGGAAGGCGTCCCGTTGCGGGAAATCGCCGCCCGTTTCGGCACGCCCTGCTACGTCTATTCCCGTGCCGCGCTCACCGCCGCCTATGAAGATTACCGCCAGGCCCTGGCGGGGCGCGACGCCCTGATCTGCTACGCGGTCAAGGCCAACGCCAATCTCGCGATCCTCAATCTCTTCGCCCGCCTCGGCGCCGGCTTCGACATCGTCTCCGGCGGGGAACTGCAGCGGGTGATCGCCGCCGGCGGCGATCCGGCCAAGGTCGTCTTCTCCGGCGTCGGCAAGCGCCGCGACGAAATGCGCGCCGCCCTGGAAGCCGGCATCCACTGCTTCAACGTCGAATCCGCCTCGGAGCTCGACCACCTGAATGCGGTGGCCGCCGACCTGGACAAGGTCGCCCCGGTGTCGTTGCGGGTCAACCCGAACGTCGATCCCAAGACCCACCCCTACATTTCCACCGGTCTCAAGACCGCCAAGTTCGGGGTCGCCTTCGAGGACGCCCTGGCGCTCTACCGCCGGGCGGCCAGCCTGCCCCACCTGCGGGTGCGCGGCATCGACTGCCACATCGGCTCCCAGTTGCTGGACCCGGCGCCGGCCGCCGAAGCCGCCGAGAAGATCCTCGGCCTGGTGGATACCCTGGCCGCCGCCGGCATCGCCATCGAACACATCGACCTGGGCGGCGGCAAGGGCATCCGCTATCAGGATGAAGCCGCGCTCTCCGCCGCCGAATACCTCGCGCCCACGCTACAGGCGCTGGCCGGCCGCAAGGAAAAGCTGCTGCTGGAACCGGGCCGCTCCCTGGTCGGCAACGCCGGTCTGCTGCTGACCCGGGTGGAAATCCTCAAACCCGGCAGCGAGAAGAGCTTCGCCGTGGTCGACGCGGCGATGAACGATCTGATGCGCCCGGCCCTCTACGACGCCTGGCACGACATCCGGCCGGTCATGCCCCGCGACGGCGCCCCCCGGCCCTACGAGATCGTCGGCCCGGTCTGCGAGTCCGGCGACTTCCTCGGCCACGAGCGCGCGCTGGCCCTGGCCGAAGGCGATCTGCTGGCGGTGCTGTCCGCCGGCGCCTACGGCATGGCCATGAGTTCCAACTACAACAGCCGGCCGCGCGCCGCCGAAGTCATGGTGGATGGAGAGCGGATGCATCTGATCCGTCAGCGCGAGGACGTCGCCCAGCTCTTCGCCCAGGAGTCGATGCTGCCTCGATAA
- the lptM gene encoding LPS translocon maturation chaperone LptM yields MHRFLICLVALLAPLLILAACGTKGQLYLPKPAASATPAAAAKPSQPAPDHNIAPGPAQESVR; encoded by the coding sequence ATGCACCGGTTCCTGATCTGCCTGGTGGCGCTGCTGGCCCCGCTTCTGATCCTTGCGGCCTGCGGCACCAAGGGCCAGCTCTATCTGCCCAAGCCCGCCGCCTCCGCCACACCCGCCGCCGCGGCCAAACCCTCGCAACCGGCGCCGGATCATAACATCGCTCCTGGCCCCGCCCAAGAAAGCGTCCGATGA
- the cyaY gene encoding iron donor protein CyaY, producing the protein MNESEFNTLADQTLAAIEQALDGCGADLDYELKAGGVLEIVCADGSKVIVNRHGAAREIWVAAKSGGFHFAPVAGRWVSARDGSELVATLCRCLSEQSGETVALAIS; encoded by the coding sequence ATGAATGAGAGCGAATTCAACACACTAGCCGATCAAACGTTGGCCGCCATCGAACAGGCCCTGGATGGTTGCGGGGCCGATCTCGACTATGAACTCAAGGCCGGGGGCGTGCTGGAGATCGTCTGCGCCGACGGCAGCAAGGTGATCGTCAATCGTCACGGCGCGGCGCGGGAAATCTGGGTGGCGGCCAAGTCCGGCGGTTTCCATTTCGCGCCCGTCGCCGGGCGCTGGGTGAGCGCCCGCGACGGCAGCGAACTGGTGGCGACGCTCTGTCGCTGCCTGTCCGAGCAGAGCGGCGAGACGGTCGCCTTGGCGATTTCCTAG
- a CDS encoding penicillin-binding protein 1A, whose amino-acid sequence MIIVAALIGIVAVLALPQLPSLDVLTDYQPKIPLRIYSADGYLIGEFGEERRNVVRIQDVPAVMKQAILAAEDERFYQHPGIDTLGVIRAAYSNFASGGKRQGASTITMQVARNFFLSSEKTLTRKIYEALLAFKIEHSLTKDEIFQLYVNQIYLGQRAYGFAAAAQIYFGKSLKDISTAEAAMLAGLPKAPSAYNPVANPKRARLRQLYVLRRMHELKFIDNAGFKQAEDETLHVKRDVNDFGTHAAYVAEMARQIAFDRYRDDVYSRGFKIVTTVVRDEQEAAYLSLRKTVMEYDRRHGYRGAESYADMRQVKSDQDEELEDLLSDIDDSDHLQAAIILEATPAKVRAYVRGGEIATLAGDALKFAARMLEDKAPANKRLRRGAVIRVTKDDKNQWQITQLPDVEAAFVAASPIDGAVRALVGGFDFNRNKFNHVTQAWRQPGSSFKPFIYSAALEKGYTPASVIADEPIVIPASETGSQAWEPKNYDGKYEGPMTLRTALTKSKNMVSIRLLRSIGAHYAQEYATRFGFDADKHPPYLTMALGAGSVTPWQQLAAYSVFANGGYRVQPFVVKQILDGKDKVLAQFEPSVAGNEELRAIDPRNAYIMDSMMHEVTLRGTAARAAVQLKRRDIAGKTGTTNDYVDAWFCGYHPTVVGIAWIGFDQPRRMGSGETGGSAALPMWIGYMAKALQNAPESYMEAPEGLTTIATTDASGNIVGSELAYKEKRVAETAPTEEKPSVVPQQAPAPVQEVKPRLIERPAAERKN is encoded by the coding sequence ATGATCATCGTGGCGGCCCTGATTGGGATCGTCGCCGTCCTGGCCCTGCCCCAGTTGCCCTCGCTGGACGTCCTGACCGACTACCAGCCCAAGATTCCGCTGCGCATCTACTCCGCCGACGGCTACCTGATCGGGGAATTCGGCGAGGAGCGCCGCAACGTGGTGCGTATCCAGGACGTGCCGGCGGTGATGAAACAGGCCATTCTGGCGGCGGAGGACGAACGCTTCTACCAGCATCCGGGCATCGACACCCTGGGCGTGATCCGGGCGGCCTACTCGAACTTCGCCAGCGGCGGCAAGCGCCAGGGGGCATCCACCATCACCATGCAGGTGGCGCGGAACTTCTTCCTGTCCAGCGAGAAGACCCTGACCCGGAAGATCTATGAAGCCCTGCTGGCATTCAAGATCGAGCACAGCCTGACGAAGGACGAGATCTTCCAGCTCTACGTCAACCAGATCTATCTGGGCCAGCGCGCCTATGGCTTCGCCGCCGCCGCCCAGATCTACTTCGGCAAGTCCCTGAAGGACATCAGCACCGCCGAGGCCGCCATGCTGGCGGGTCTGCCCAAGGCGCCGTCCGCCTACAACCCGGTCGCCAATCCCAAGCGCGCCCGGCTGCGCCAACTCTACGTGCTGCGCCGCATGCACGAATTGAAGTTCATCGACAATGCCGGCTTCAAGCAAGCCGAGGACGAAACCCTGCACGTCAAGCGCGACGTCAACGACTTCGGCACGCATGCCGCCTACGTGGCCGAAATGGCGCGGCAGATCGCCTTTGACCGCTATCGCGACGACGTGTACTCCCGCGGGTTCAAGATCGTCACCACCGTGGTCCGGGACGAGCAGGAAGCCGCCTATCTCTCCCTGCGCAAGACCGTCATGGAGTACGACCGCCGCCATGGCTATCGCGGCGCCGAATCCTATGCCGACATGCGCCAGGTCAAATCCGACCAGGACGAGGAACTGGAAGACCTGCTCTCGGACATCGACGACTCCGACCATCTGCAGGCGGCGATCATATTGGAAGCCACGCCGGCCAAAGTCCGGGCCTATGTGCGGGGCGGCGAGATCGCCACCCTCGCCGGCGACGCCCTCAAATTCGCCGCCCGGATGCTGGAAGACAAGGCGCCGGCCAACAAGCGCCTGCGCCGGGGCGCGGTGATCCGGGTGACCAAGGATGACAAGAACCAGTGGCAGATCACCCAGCTGCCCGACGTCGAGGCCGCCTTCGTCGCCGCCAGCCCCATCGACGGCGCCGTCCGCGCCCTGGTGGGCGGCTTCGATTTCAACCGCAACAAGTTCAACCACGTCACCCAGGCCTGGCGCCAGCCCGGTTCCAGTTTCAAGCCCTTCATCTACTCGGCGGCGCTTGAAAAAGGCTATACCCCGGCCTCGGTGATCGCGGATGAGCCCATCGTCATCCCGGCGTCGGAAACCGGCAGCCAGGCCTGGGAACCGAAGAACTACGACGGCAAGTACGAAGGGCCGATGACCTTGCGCACCGCCCTGACCAAATCCAAGAACATGGTGTCGATCCGGCTGCTGCGATCCATCGGCGCCCACTACGCGCAGGAATACGCCACCCGTTTCGGTTTCGACGCCGACAAGCACCCCCCCTACCTCACCATGGCGCTGGGCGCGGGTTCGGTGACGCCGTGGCAGCAACTGGCCGCCTACTCGGTTTTCGCCAACGGCGGCTACCGTGTCCAGCCCTTCGTGGTGAAGCAGATCCTCGACGGCAAGGACAAGGTCCTGGCCCAGTTCGAGCCCTCGGTGGCGGGCAACGAGGAGTTGCGGGCCATCGATCCCCGCAACGCCTACATCATGGACAGCATGATGCACGAGGTCACCCTGCGCGGCACCGCCGCCCGCGCCGCGGTCCAGTTGAAGCGGCGCGACATCGCCGGCAAGACCGGCACCACCAACGACTACGTGGACGCCTGGTTCTGCGGCTATCACCCCACCGTGGTGGGCATCGCCTGGATCGGTTTCGACCAGCCGCGGCGCATGGGCAGCGGCGAGACCGGCGGCAGCGCCGCGCTGCCGATGTGGATCGGCTACATGGCCAAGGCCCTGCAGAACGCACCCGAGAGCTACATGGAAGCGCCGGAGGGCCTCACCACCATCGCGACCACCGACGCCAGCGGCAATATCGTCGGAAGTGAACTGGCCTACAAGGAAAAACGCGTGGCCGAAACAGCGCCCACCGAGGAAAAACCGTCCGTCGTCCCCCAGCAGGCGCCGGCGCCGGTTCAGGAAGTGAAGCCGCGGCTGATCGAAAGGCCGGCGGCCGAGAGGAAAAACTAG
- a CDS encoding pilus assembly protein PilM — translation MDLSIFNPAKRPLIGLDVSSSSVKMVELVEREKGGYQVERYAIEPLPREAVVDGKIVNIEVVADTIRSAYKRLGSNTRYVAMALPSAAVISKKIILPAGLREQEMEVQVESEANQYIPFALEEVNLDFQIIGPAPSGPEEVEVLLAASRKEMVEDRVACAEAADLRPVVMDVESYAAQAAFELIESRLPGGGQDQVIALVDVGANVMNVTMLRNDQTVYSREQAFGGGLLTQGIMRAYGMSVEEAEAAKRTGSLPENYEAEILTPFAENLAQEVARAMQFFFTSTPYTQVDHIVLAGGCAVIEGLSDVVQAQTLVNTLIANPFQGMAISSKVRPRSLHADAPALMVACGLALRRFDQ, via the coding sequence ATCGACCTCTCGATCTTCAATCCTGCCAAGCGGCCGCTGATTGGTCTGGATGTCAGTTCGTCCTCGGTCAAGATGGTGGAACTGGTCGAGAGGGAGAAGGGGGGGTATCAGGTCGAGCGTTATGCGATCGAGCCCTTGCCGCGCGAAGCCGTGGTGGATGGCAAGATCGTCAACATCGAGGTCGTCGCGGACACCATCCGTAGCGCATACAAGCGGCTGGGTTCGAACACTCGGTACGTGGCCATGGCGCTGCCCTCGGCGGCGGTGATTTCCAAGAAGATCATCCTGCCGGCGGGGTTGCGGGAACAGGAGATGGAAGTCCAGGTGGAGTCGGAGGCCAATCAATACATCCCCTTTGCCCTGGAAGAAGTCAATCTGGATTTTCAAATCATCGGGCCGGCGCCTTCCGGTCCGGAAGAGGTCGAGGTGTTGCTTGCCGCGTCGCGCAAGGAGATGGTCGAGGATCGGGTCGCTTGCGCCGAGGCCGCCGACCTGAGGCCGGTCGTGATGGATGTCGAGTCCTACGCCGCGCAGGCTGCCTTCGAGTTGATCGAGTCCCGGTTGCCGGGCGGCGGGCAGGACCAGGTGATCGCCTTGGTGGATGTGGGGGCGAACGTCATGAATGTCACCATGCTGCGCAATGATCAGACGGTCTATTCGCGGGAGCAGGCGTTCGGCGGCGGACTGCTGACCCAGGGCATCATGCGGGCTTACGGCATGAGCGTGGAAGAAGCGGAGGCCGCCAAACGGACCGGGTCGCTGCCGGAAAATTATGAGGCGGAGATACTCACGCCGTTTGCCGAGAATCTCGCGCAGGAAGTGGCGCGGGCCATGCAGTTTTTCTTCACCTCCACCCCCTACACCCAGGTCGATCACATCGTCCTGGCCGGCGGATGCGCCGTGATCGAAGGCCTGAGCGACGTGGTTCAGGCGCAGACCCTGGTGAATACCCTCATCGCGAATCCTTTCCAGGGAATGGCCATCTCGTCCAAGGTCAGGCCCCGGAGCCTGCATGCGGATGCGCCCGCCCTGATGGTGGCTTGCGGCCTCGCGTTGCGGAGATTCGATCAATGA
- a CDS encoding PilN domain-containing protein, which yields MIRINLLPHREEKRKARRQQFYAMLGLLAGLAAVVWFVGFSIINGYIGSQQAKNDFLVREIEGLKKEIAEISSLKEQTDALLKRKQVIESLQGNRAETASIFDELLKRVPDGVRLLTYSQSGGNVDLTGESASEARVSALMRNLEESPLFQSVTPLEIRAITAKDGRQIFGFQMKMAIERAAVEKDDAGKKAKGGKR from the coding sequence ATGATACGGATCAATCTGCTTCCCCACCGGGAGGAAAAGCGCAAGGCACGCAGGCAGCAGTTCTACGCCATGCTCGGCCTGCTTGCCGGGCTGGCGGCGGTGGTCTGGTTCGTCGGGTTTTCGATCATCAATGGCTATATCGGCAGTCAGCAGGCCAAGAACGATTTTCTGGTCCGGGAAATCGAGGGGCTGAAGAAGGAAATCGCGGAAATATCCTCTCTCAAGGAACAGACCGACGCACTGCTCAAGCGCAAGCAGGTGATCGAATCCCTGCAGGGCAACCGGGCCGAGACCGCGAGCATTTTCGATGAGTTGCTGAAGCGGGTGCCCGATGGGGTCCGGTTGCTGACCTATTCCCAGTCGGGCGGGAATGTCGATCTGACGGGGGAGTCCGCCTCCGAGGCGCGGGTTTCGGCGTTGATGCGGAACCTTGAGGAATCACCGCTCTTTCAGAGCGTCACGCCTCTGGAGATACGCGCCATCACGGCCAAGGACGGGCGCCAGATATTCGGTTTCCAGATGAAGATGGCGATCGAGCGCGCGGCCGTTGAGAAGGATGACGCCGGCAAGAAGGCAAAGGGGGGCAAGCGATGA